One genomic window of Evansella cellulosilytica DSM 2522 includes the following:
- a CDS encoding OmpA family protein, which translates to MRVVTLTFLLCFFAIMSLACSDNTEGLSDEDEGQLENLDVDEEKNDEKEKQEEAVDENDSLGGEEQQRSGDFVIDMSAKAHLEDDVIIVEGNSNLLPGTEIHLEANTLNEISHSIALSRLRTVDEVKEDGSFHFEVDRPDVDVFRLYVIVPGDRLRDDILEHYGENGERMEGAHIVRTESSIRREVVKNVQIEAIIYLQEDTTQYALTSPDLFDPPEDYGDTEVWIEADLTTDHRYVYVDGRSNLVEGTRLRTNYWRHVPSSFVGMAEHMHPYFTTVRKDGRFSVVIPYTTITEESFVIVEAGPTIQSELPTLSEDVYGEDFEHITGDIVIEATDNVRARIEAKLFLEPPELSVPEEVFITKDDGETMLTFPDDILFDFDQSSLKEEAKEVIKEVLPALDSLKDGTIIEIRGHTDNEGDPDYNYILSEERAESVYNFVRNSGESLDHIEFRVKAFGETAPIASNEDEEGRERNRRVELVIDPRD; encoded by the coding sequence GTGAGGGTGGTAACGCTTACTTTCTTGTTATGCTTTTTTGCCATCATGTCACTTGCTTGTAGTGATAACACCGAAGGATTGTCCGATGAAGATGAGGGTCAACTGGAGAACTTAGACGTTGATGAAGAGAAAAACGATGAGAAGGAGAAACAAGAGGAAGCGGTCGACGAAAATGATTCGTTAGGTGGGGAGGAGCAACAACGTTCTGGTGACTTTGTCATTGATATGTCTGCTAAGGCACATCTTGAAGATGATGTCATTATTGTTGAGGGGAATAGTAATCTCCTCCCAGGCACGGAGATACACCTCGAAGCCAATACATTAAATGAAATTTCACATAGTATAGCTTTAAGTAGACTAAGAACGGTTGATGAGGTCAAAGAGGATGGATCATTTCACTTTGAAGTGGATCGTCCTGATGTCGATGTTTTTCGTTTGTATGTAATTGTTCCAGGGGATCGACTTAGAGACGACATACTTGAACACTATGGTGAAAATGGTGAAAGGATGGAAGGGGCGCATATTGTAAGGACCGAATCTTCCATTAGAAGAGAGGTTGTAAAAAATGTGCAAATAGAGGCGATCATCTATCTTCAGGAAGATACAACACAATATGCACTGACGTCCCCAGACTTATTTGATCCTCCTGAAGATTATGGAGATACAGAGGTATGGATTGAAGCGGACTTAACAACGGACCATCGCTATGTGTATGTGGATGGGAGATCAAATTTAGTAGAAGGAACAAGGTTACGTACGAATTACTGGCGCCATGTTCCATCATCCTTTGTAGGCATGGCAGAGCATATGCACCCTTATTTTACAACAGTGAGGAAGGATGGTCGATTTAGTGTTGTCATTCCGTATACAACAATTACAGAGGAGAGCTTTGTCATTGTGGAGGCTGGTCCAACGATACAGTCGGAACTACCGACATTAAGCGAGGATGTTTACGGAGAAGACTTTGAGCATATAACAGGTGATATTGTTATTGAAGCAACAGATAATGTAAGGGCTAGAATTGAGGCAAAGCTTTTTTTGGAACCTCCTGAATTGTCAGTGCCAGAAGAGGTTTTCATTACGAAAGATGACGGGGAAACGATGCTCACTTTTCCGGATGATATTTTATTCGATTTTGATCAAAGTAGCTTAAAGGAGGAAGCGAAGGAAGTCATAAAAGAGGTGTTGCCAGCATTAGATTCCTTAAAAGACGGGACTATCATTGAAATTCGTGGACATACAGACAATGAAGGGGATCCAGACTATAATTACATTTTGTCAGAGGAGCGTGCGGAATCTGTCTACAATTTTGTGCGTAATAGTGGTGAATCACTCGATCATATAGAATTTCGAGTAAAGGCTTTTGGAGAAACAGCTCCAATTGCTTCAAACGAAGATGAGGAAGGTCGAGAGCGCAACAGGCGTGTAGAGCTTGTCATTGATCCGAGAGACTAG
- a CDS encoding DUF421 domain-containing protein produces the protein MDILDLLLRTFITFAVLFTLMRMLGRQEVSQMTFFNFVSAIAIGSIAANLVVDQDTSIINGMIALVGWSAFSLAVEYINIKFKKSRRLLEGEPIIVIKDGKIMEKSLRATKLDIDNLLSMLRQKNVFSVKDVDYAIFETSGKISVMKKEEEQLLTKGDMNIPQKIMKVYPIPTEVISDGVVNTKNLSRLNLNRAWLTSQLYQAGVTSISDVFYAEVQQDGTLYIDKKQDAMKN, from the coding sequence ATGGATATATTAGATCTGCTATTAAGGACGTTTATAACGTTTGCTGTATTGTTTACTTTAATGAGGATGCTTGGAAGACAAGAAGTGAGCCAGATGACTTTCTTTAATTTTGTGTCAGCTATTGCGATTGGTTCCATTGCCGCCAACCTTGTCGTTGATCAGGACACATCAATTATAAACGGTATGATTGCATTGGTTGGGTGGAGTGCTTTTTCTCTTGCAGTGGAATATATTAATATTAAATTTAAAAAATCACGAAGGCTACTAGAGGGAGAACCGATCATTGTGATCAAAGACGGTAAAATAATGGAGAAGTCGTTACGGGCAACGAAATTAGATATTGATAATTTGCTTTCGATGCTCAGGCAAAAAAATGTTTTTTCTGTAAAAGATGTAGACTACGCTATTTTTGAAACAAGCGGCAAAATATCGGTTATGAAAAAAGAAGAGGAACAACTCCTTACAAAGGGTGATATGAATATTCCCCAGAAAATAATGAAGGTATATCCTATTCCGACCGAAGTCATATCCGATGGGGTCGTCAATACAAAAAATCTGTCACGGTTAAACCTCAATCGAGCGTGGCTAACATCGCAACTTTATCAAGCAGGTGTGACTTCCATTTCTGACGTTTTTTATGCGGAAGTACAGCAAGATGGCACACTATACATCGATAAAAAACAAGACGCAATGAAAAACTAA
- a CDS encoding phytoene desaturase family protein, translated as MIKKWDVVIVGGGLAGYVAANYLGRKGVSVLLLEKSSQVGGRARTVKIKQNFFNIGPHAFYSKGQGREILEELKVKLVGKSPSRRCTLVNNDQFYDAPFSPISILNTKLLNWHERFEWINCLLKINRDIPIELEKINFQQWVEQTASSESVRSLLYTLGRLATYCHAPSDTAAKVIVAQMKLAMKGTLYLDGGWQTIIDQLHQQAVLLGVQIQTTATVTEINFRGMQAGFHILLADGKEIQGENMIYTAEPNKLNTLLKQAPTKKNTFYDRVMPVTAATLDVALTNLPHPKQIFSMGIEDALYFSVHSASARLSDQGNHIIHVLKYLSPDVNINSKEIKSELESFLDKIQPGWQEYKVNSRFLPQLIVNQRLPKIGDEKKLESTGIPGLFLAGDWASADWILSEGAIRSGKRAAMEIVQRKGRR; from the coding sequence ATGATTAAGAAATGGGACGTTGTCATTGTTGGGGGAGGTCTTGCTGGCTATGTTGCTGCAAATTACTTAGGGAGGAAAGGAGTGTCTGTTCTACTATTAGAGAAGTCTTCTCAAGTTGGGGGAAGGGCAAGAACGGTTAAGATCAAACAGAATTTTTTTAATATAGGTCCACATGCTTTTTATAGTAAAGGACAGGGAAGAGAGATTCTTGAGGAGTTGAAAGTAAAGCTCGTTGGGAAATCACCAAGTAGACGTTGCACTCTTGTAAATAATGATCAGTTTTATGATGCTCCGTTTTCCCCTATCAGTATACTGAATACGAAACTATTAAATTGGCATGAGCGTTTTGAATGGATTAATTGCCTGTTAAAAATTAATAGAGATATCCCTATAGAATTAGAGAAAATAAACTTCCAACAATGGGTTGAGCAAACGGCCTCATCTGAAAGTGTAAGGTCATTACTTTATACTTTAGGCAGGTTGGCCACTTACTGTCACGCACCAAGCGATACAGCTGCAAAAGTGATTGTAGCTCAAATGAAGCTCGCTATGAAAGGGACCCTTTATTTAGATGGAGGATGGCAAACGATCATAGATCAACTCCATCAGCAGGCTGTTCTTTTAGGTGTCCAGATACAAACGACAGCAACAGTCACAGAAATTAATTTCCGAGGGATGCAGGCTGGTTTTCATATTTTGTTGGCAGATGGTAAAGAAATTCAGGGAGAAAATATGATCTACACTGCTGAACCTAACAAACTAAATACTTTGCTGAAGCAAGCTCCTACTAAAAAGAATACCTTCTATGATCGTGTTATGCCTGTAACGGCAGCAACGTTAGATGTTGCTCTAACGAATCTCCCTCATCCTAAACAGATATTTTCCATGGGAATAGAGGATGCTCTTTACTTCTCAGTCCATTCCGCCTCAGCTAGGCTTTCTGATCAAGGTAATCATATCATTCACGTTTTAAAATATTTATCTCCTGATGTGAATATAAATAGCAAAGAGATTAAAAGTGAGCTAGAAAGTTTTTTAGATAAAATTCAGCCTGGTTGGCAGGAATATAAGGTTAATAGCCGTTTCTTACCGCAGCTCATTGTAAATCAGCGTTTGCCAAAGATAGGAGATGAAAAGAAGCTAGAATCCACTGGTATACCTGGATTGTTCCTTGCAGGAGATTGGGCTTCCGCTGATTGGATCTTATCAGAAGGTGCAATTAGAAGTGGGAAAAGAGCAGCAATGGAAATCGTTCAAAGGAAAGGGAGGAGGTAA
- a CDS encoding RNA polymerase sigma-70 factor: MKFSNEEYKKLQPLLFSIGYRLLGSVKDAEDAVQEVFLRGYEMDGDGVENKKAYLCKMMTNRCLDIIKSAQYKREQYIGPWLPEPLVTGEGGDMDPAEMLIEKEGLSISYLRMMENLVPHERAVLLLREAFRFSYAEIASFVDKREDYCRQLYRRAKKKLSAVEKESLDFERNKTMVQRFISAFQSENIEELLGLLSEEVTLYSDGGGKVKAAVRPIISRNRVLSFIKGVMNQTTEKVSVFIREVNYQPAIVFFLNGKLHSVVSFYICKETIKEIYLIMNPDKLPLKKFMLEGGF; encoded by the coding sequence ATGAAATTTAGTAATGAAGAATACAAAAAATTGCAGCCATTGCTATTTTCTATAGGTTATCGACTTCTAGGCTCCGTGAAAGATGCAGAAGATGCCGTTCAAGAAGTTTTTTTACGTGGGTATGAAATGGACGGGGATGGTGTTGAAAACAAAAAAGCTTATCTTTGTAAGATGATGACAAATCGCTGTCTCGATATTATAAAATCAGCGCAATATAAACGGGAACAATACATTGGTCCATGGTTGCCAGAACCACTCGTAACAGGGGAAGGAGGAGATATGGATCCAGCAGAAATGCTCATTGAAAAAGAAGGATTGAGTATTAGTTATCTACGAATGATGGAAAACTTAGTGCCTCATGAACGGGCAGTTCTTTTGTTAAGAGAGGCGTTTCGTTTCTCTTATGCGGAAATTGCTAGTTTTGTAGATAAGCGAGAAGATTATTGCAGGCAGTTATATAGACGCGCGAAAAAAAAGCTTTCTGCAGTAGAAAAAGAAAGTTTAGATTTTGAGCGGAATAAAACAATGGTCCAACGTTTCATTTCGGCCTTTCAATCAGAAAATATTGAGGAGCTATTGGGACTTCTTTCTGAGGAAGTAACGCTTTACTCAGATGGTGGTGGGAAAGTGAAGGCAGCTGTGCGCCCAATTATATCTCGAAACCGTGTGTTATCTTTCATAAAGGGAGTGATGAATCAAACAACAGAAAAAGTATCGGTATTCATTAGAGAAGTGAATTATCAGCCTGCTATTGTATTTTTTTTAAACGGTAAGTTGCATAGTGTTGTTAGTTTTTATATATGCAAGGAAACGATTAAGGAAATATATTTAATTATGAACCCAGACAAGCTGCCATTGAAAAAATTTATGTTGGAAGGAGGTTTCTAA
- a CDS encoding peroxiredoxin-like family protein, which produces MREHKADVQNMGVDIVAVIPAGSQHIRDFLHVFGPYPFQIFGDPNRHSYKGLRLKRVSIGKSTKLISNYLFSGRFREIFPKEKEQMKIVRQAMMKQDVYQLGGTWLLDTTGEVLWEHVDSDPSDHASISMVLTKLSECLKLE; this is translated from the coding sequence TTGCGTGAGCATAAAGCGGATGTTCAGAATATGGGAGTCGACATCGTTGCTGTTATACCTGCGGGTTCGCAGCACATTAGAGACTTTCTACATGTGTTTGGCCCTTACCCATTTCAAATTTTTGGAGATCCAAATCGTCATTCTTATAAGGGACTTCGTCTTAAACGAGTTTCTATAGGTAAATCGACGAAACTCATATCGAATTATCTCTTTTCAGGGAGGTTTAGGGAGATATTCCCAAAGGAAAAGGAACAAATGAAGATTGTTAGGCAAGCGATGATGAAACAAGACGTGTACCAGCTAGGGGGCACGTGGTTATTGGACACAACAGGTGAGGTGCTTTGGGAGCATGTCGATTCAGATCCTTCAGATCATGCTTCTATATCGATGGTTTTAACTAAGTTAAGTGAATGTTTAAAACTGGAATAG
- a CDS encoding MDR family MFS transporter produces the protein MNNNENYSKVLIAGLLLTGSFIAVLNQTLMITAIPPLMAEMNITENTAQWLTTVFMLVMGIMVPISAFLIEKFTTRQLFMTAMGVFTLGTVLAAVATNFPVLLLARIIQSIGAGVMIPLMQTVFLLIFPVERRGAAMGYIGLVISFAPAIGPVLSGWVTTNYEWRYMFMGIIPLAVIMLIVAFFSMRNVTELKNPKVDPISIMLSTFGFGGLLYGFTSAGNNGWGSPMTIIFLALGVITIYFFVKRQLGMSHPMLEFRVFKAKMFRLSTVICSIGFLGLIGLETLIPLYMYNMRGFTAVEAGMVLLPGAIITGFMAPITGRIFDRLGARVLAIPGLIIMTISTFAFLFIDTTTSLVYLSTMYAIRMFGFSMVMMPVNTAGLNQIPRKLIPHGSAVTNTIRQMSASIGTGLLVTTMTTAERVAGRSPNIINPDIFGAIIAFGMIGVLTLVALILSFKVKRTSPPTDEEWELSVKESG, from the coding sequence ATGAATAATAATGAAAATTATAGTAAGGTGCTGATTGCAGGGTTATTACTTACTGGCTCTTTTATCGCTGTTTTAAATCAGACGTTAATGATTACTGCTATTCCTCCGCTTATGGCTGAAATGAATATTACAGAGAATACAGCACAATGGTTAACGACAGTGTTTATGCTTGTGATGGGAATTATGGTACCGATTTCCGCGTTTCTGATTGAAAAGTTTACGACACGTCAGCTTTTCATGACAGCGATGGGAGTTTTTACATTGGGGACTGTTCTTGCAGCGGTAGCTACAAACTTTCCGGTTCTTTTATTAGCGCGAATTATACAATCTATCGGTGCTGGTGTGATGATTCCGTTAATGCAAACGGTGTTTTTATTAATTTTTCCGGTAGAACGGCGTGGAGCTGCGATGGGGTATATTGGTCTCGTCATCTCATTTGCGCCAGCTATTGGTCCTGTATTATCTGGTTGGGTAACAACGAATTATGAGTGGCGCTACATGTTTATGGGGATTATTCCTCTAGCCGTGATCATGCTCATTGTCGCTTTTTTTAGCATGAGGAATGTAACGGAGTTAAAAAATCCGAAAGTCGACCCAATTTCGATTATGCTATCTACTTTCGGTTTCGGTGGGCTTCTTTACGGTTTTACGAGTGCAGGGAATAACGGCTGGGGGAGTCCGATGACGATTATCTTCCTTGCCTTAGGTGTAATTACAATTTATTTTTTCGTGAAAAGACAGCTTGGAATGTCTCACCCGATGCTCGAGTTTAGAGTGTTCAAAGCAAAAATGTTTAGACTTTCCACGGTGATTTGTAGTATTGGCTTTTTGGGTCTTATTGGTCTAGAGACTCTTATTCCTCTTTACATGTACAACATGAGAGGGTTTACTGCTGTAGAAGCCGGAATGGTATTACTGCCCGGAGCAATAATAACAGGCTTCATGGCACCAATAACGGGACGTATTTTTGACCGTCTTGGTGCACGAGTGCTAGCGATTCCTGGACTAATTATCATGACGATATCGACTTTTGCGTTTCTCTTCATAGATACTACGACGTCACTCGTATATTTGAGTACGATGTATGCGATCCGCATGTTTGGTTTTTCGATGGTAATGATGCCTGTGAATACAGCAGGATTAAATCAAATTCCGCGTAAGCTCATTCCGCACGGATCAGCGGTGACGAATACGATTAGGCAAATGTCAGCTTCGATAGGAACTGGGTTGCTCGTGACAACGATGACAACAGCTGAAAGAGTGGCCGGCAGGTCGCCAAACATTATTAATCCTGATATTTTCGGTGCGATTATTGCTTTCGGAATGATTGGAGTATTAACCTTAGTGGCATTAATCCTGTCATTTAAAGTAAAACGGACATCACCACCAACAGATGAAGAGTGGGAATTATCGGTTAAAGAGTCCGGCTAA
- a CDS encoding SE1832 family protein translates to MNKRELEDLIMELKDEYLQLQNNLEKLESISGNLAPLEKRLAEIEEELKVLQDKRNEV, encoded by the coding sequence ATGAATAAAAGAGAATTAGAGGATTTAATCATGGAGTTAAAAGATGAATATTTACAACTTCAAAATAACTTAGAAAAGCTAGAGTCGATTAGTGGAAATCTAGCACCATTAGAAAAAAGATTAGCTGAAATTGAAGAAGAGCTAAAAGTGCTTCAAGATAAACGAAATGAAGTATGA
- a CDS encoding DUF5058 family protein — MIEVMEIANSGVIWFFALLIISIVIIQALLFIKLAAHASSSINMSSVEVKSAIKTGAISAIGPSLAIMVIAVSLITILGDPLTLMRIGIIGSAPIEALGASIGADAYGTELGSSSFTAQALTTVVWTLCLGGAGGLLVVAIFTKSFGKIEKRVTSKSKNGNGMIVLTTAALIGAFSFFVSGEMVKSNVHTFVAIGAGLSMVGMLQIANKRNLVWLKEWSLGIAILAGLFVGYIMTLGGGL; from the coding sequence ATGATAGAGGTTATGGAAATTGCGAACAGTGGTGTCATTTGGTTTTTTGCTCTATTAATTATTTCTATTGTTATAATACAAGCACTATTGTTTATTAAACTAGCAGCTCATGCAAGCTCTTCAATAAATATGAGTTCAGTAGAGGTGAAGAGTGCGATTAAGACTGGGGCTATTAGTGCAATTGGCCCTTCACTAGCTATTATGGTCATAGCTGTTTCCTTGATTACTATTTTAGGGGATCCGCTAACATTAATGAGAATTGGAATTATCGGATCAGCGCCCATTGAGGCTTTAGGTGCAAGTATTGGTGCAGATGCCTACGGTACAGAGTTAGGCTCTAGTAGTTTTACTGCACAAGCTTTAACGACCGTAGTATGGACCCTTTGTCTCGGAGGTGCAGGAGGACTATTAGTCGTTGCTATTTTCACGAAATCCTTTGGAAAAATTGAAAAAAGAGTAACTTCAAAAAGTAAAAATGGAAACGGAATGATAGTGCTCACAACTGCTGCATTAATTGGCGCATTCAGCTTTTTTGTTAGTGGAGAAATGGTTAAAAGCAACGTCCATACTTTTGTTGCAATTGGTGCTGGCCTCTCCATGGTTGGTATGCTTCAAATAGCAAATAAACGTAATCTCGTCTGGCTCAAGGAATGGTCGTTAGGCATAGCAATTCTCGCTGGATTATTTGTAGGTTACATCATGACTTTGGGAGGGGGATTATAG
- a CDS encoding M20/M25/M40 family metallo-hydrolase has protein sequence MEKHKQMIHEKPEVILQNLIRFNTTNPPGHEKACIDYIESILNEYGIESTIISLDPKRPNLIARLKGEGNAPPLMMYGHVDVVTTENQNWTHPPFSGEIIDGYVWGRGALDMKSGVAMMIAAFLRAKKEETKLPGDILLVVLSDEENGGNYGAKFLVEEHPELFEGVKYAFGEFGGFSMELDKKRFYPIMVAEKQSSWVKLTIKGQGGHGSMPVRDGAMAKLSRLLDRLNKPLPVHINPVVRDMVKAIAKEMSLPKKIALKQLLNPKKTERILKLLGPKGSLFESLLHHTVSPTIIRASDKINVIPGEITVEVDGRILPGFTEEDFEKELTALINDPSIKIEFIRSDIVKTEPDMTWFNTLGTILKESDKKAKPIPYVLPGVTDSRFFSSLGIQTYGFTPMNLPADFNFTQSVHAEDERIPVECVSFGANALFKAIQRIGN, from the coding sequence ATGGAAAAACATAAACAAATGATCCATGAAAAACCTGAGGTTATTCTTCAAAATCTTATTAGATTCAATACAACTAATCCACCTGGACACGAAAAAGCATGTATAGATTATATTGAATCAATATTAAATGAGTATGGGATAGAATCTACTATCATATCATTAGACCCGAAACGACCGAACCTTATTGCTAGGTTAAAAGGTGAGGGGAATGCTCCACCACTAATGATGTATGGCCATGTAGATGTAGTAACAACAGAGAACCAAAACTGGACTCATCCTCCATTCTCCGGTGAAATAATTGATGGGTACGTCTGGGGACGCGGAGCGCTTGATATGAAAAGCGGAGTAGCCATGATGATTGCGGCTTTCCTTCGAGCGAAAAAAGAAGAGACAAAGTTGCCGGGAGATATTCTTCTCGTCGTCCTAAGTGATGAAGAAAACGGAGGTAATTACGGAGCTAAGTTTTTAGTGGAAGAGCATCCTGAGCTCTTTGAAGGAGTAAAATATGCTTTTGGTGAATTTGGTGGATTCTCAATGGAATTGGATAAAAAACGATTTTATCCAATTATGGTAGCTGAAAAACAGTCTAGTTGGGTAAAGTTAACTATAAAAGGGCAAGGTGGGCACGGGTCAATGCCGGTTCGCGATGGCGCCATGGCCAAGCTGTCTCGTTTACTTGATCGTTTAAACAAGCCCTTACCTGTTCATATTAATCCAGTAGTAAGAGACATGGTGAAGGCTATTGCAAAAGAAATGTCATTGCCGAAAAAAATTGCACTTAAACAGCTCTTGAATCCGAAGAAAACAGAGAGGATACTAAAGCTTCTTGGCCCAAAGGGCAGTTTATTTGAAAGCCTACTCCATCATACTGTTTCACCGACAATCATTAGGGCGAGTGATAAAATAAACGTGATTCCGGGGGAAATTACCGTTGAGGTTGATGGTAGAATACTTCCAGGATTTACAGAAGAGGATTTTGAAAAAGAGTTAACGGCATTGATCAATGATCCGAGTATTAAGATCGAATTTATCCGATCTGATATTGTAAAGACAGAACCAGATATGACATGGTTTAATACACTCGGAACCATTTTAAAGGAAAGCGACAAAAAGGCGAAACCAATACCTTATGTATTACCTGGAGTGACAGACAGCCGCTTCTTCTCCAGCTTAGGAATCCAAACATACGGCTTTACACCTATGAATCTTCCAGCAGACTTTAATTTTACGCAAAGTGTTCATGCAGAAGATGAAAGAATTCCAGTGGAATGCGTTTCCTTCGGGGCAAATGCTCTATTTAAAGCAATTCAACGGATTGGAAATTAG